The genomic DNA CGCGCGAACGTAAGTTTGCAGCCACGAAAACCCGTGGGCGGCAAATTGTTCTTGGTCCAATAGCTTGCTGTTAATACGGCCATCTGTGACGATTTTGGCCTGCACGCCGGAGCGCGCAGCTTCGATCAAGATGGAACAGTCTTTAGCGGCCTGCTGGCATAACGCCAGCACACCGTCGAGTTTGTATGGGGAGGCATTACTCATTGTTTGGTCCCTGTTTTGGATAGAGAGTTTCTTTGTAGTCGTTCAGGTCGCGGCAAATGTAGCCTTGCTCCTGCAGATGTGATTTTGTTTGCTCGTCAAAGCGCGGAGAGAAAAGCGCATGCTCGACGCTCCAACCGTCAAAGCGGCGGCCTTCTTTGCTTTTGAGAAAGCGCGAGATGTGCAACTGGAATTTTTCCAAAGATTTGCCGTCATGGCTGTCTTGGTTACGCTTGCACGAGCCCAAGCGGAGAATTTTGTCGTCTTCGTTGCACGTGACAATGTCGATTACCACGTCGGAGCCATCGGCCTTGTTCCAGTAGCCATATACGAAGTCGGTCAAGGCGAAGTCGCCGACGCCTTTGCGCGAGCTTTCTTCGTGGAGGATGCGGATCATTTTTTCAAACGCATAGCCCTCATGGACCATTAGCATTTCGTCCGCTCGGGCTAACGGCTTCGCAACAGGCTGAACCCGTGCCATCTGCACATTGCGCCCCAATGCACGCAGCCAAGCGGATAAGAAATTGTCCGTGATCACGTAGCGGGCTTTGCGTGATTTGTTCGACGCAAAGATGGGCTGGAGCTTTTCGACCATTTGGTAGCGGTCGATTAGGGTGGTGAGATACGCACCTAACTGTTTTTCTCCACCGACACCATCGCGGTCGTACTCATCTTCCAATGTGCCGCGCGTGCACGGCCCCTTGTTGGCGAGCATTTTGAGAACACTGTCGTATCGTCCTCGAAGTTCGCGCAAAAACCAGTTGGTGGCTTCGTCGCGAAGCGGACTTGCGCCTTCAAAGAACAATTTGCGTAACGTCGTTTGGCGATATTCGTTTTGATCGGCCAAGACCCCTTGGTCAAAGGCGTCGCGGTAGAACTTCGGCACACCTTCGAACAAGGACCACAAGAACAGCCAGTGTTCCGGCGTTTGGACATCTTGGGCTTCACACATTTCAAAAAACGTCTCGAAATCCCAGTGATCTAGATGCAAACGGTGTGTCACACGGTTGAACAACGGTGATGCTTGGTCTTCTAAAATGGCCGTCATTTCTGTGTGGATGGAGCCAAGGACGAACAGCCCACCCTTGTTAGTGTTTCGCATTTCATCGACACGAGATTGTAAGAAGGATGCAAAGGGAGATAGGGCTTTGCGATGAAAATATTGGAATTCATCGATGATGATGATGAAACCGACTGCGCATAAGCCATCAATGGCTTCGGCCATGTCTTGAAAGCTTCGGACACGATTGGTCAAAACCGCACGCATGCCTTCATGATCATCAAAAATATCTTCGGCAGCTTCCCAAAACGCTTGCACCACGCCACGCTCGTCGCTATCGGGCACTTGGAAATAGAAATAGTGCTGATTCTGGCGTCTCCGTAGCGCCTGCTGAATCAGCGTCGTCTTGCCAATGCGCCGCCGTCCTGATATGGCACAAAAGAACCAACGTCCGGATGAGATAATGGTTTCAATCTCTTCCAGTTCGCTATTGCGACCATAAAAACCCCAAGTTTTTTGCATAGTTACGGCCCGTGCTTTAATAACGTAAGAAAAATTACGTTATTAAAGCACGCCGGACTGCTGCTGCGCAAGTCCGGCGTGCTTTGGCTTAGCTTTCGACGCAATCTTCAATCGTGCGACGGCCCGGTTCCATGGCTTGCACCAGAACGGCCATGTTGCCCGGTTTGTGTTGGTTGTTGCGCATTTTCATGTGTGCTGCGGGGATATCGGCCCACGGGAACACTTCGCTCATGCACGGATCCAAACGGCGTTCGATCACCAATTGGTTGGCTTGGGCGGCTTGCTTCAAGTGTGCGAAGTGGCTGCCTTGGATACGTTTTTGGCGCATCCACACAAAGCGTGCGTCGAACGTGATGTTAAAGCCCGTTGTGCCCGCGCAGAACACCACCATGCCGCCGCGTTTCACGACGAAAGCGGAAACCGGGAAGGTGGCTTCGCCGGGGTGTTCGAACACCATGTCGACGTCGTTGCCTTTGCCGGTGATGTCCCAGATGGCTTTACCGAATTTGCGGCAACGCCCCATGTATTCTTTGTAGCCTTCTTGGTCGTCAACGTCGGGCAGTTGGCCCCAGCAATCGAATTCTTTGCGGTTGATGGTGCCACGTGCACCCATGCGCATGACGAAGTCTTTTTTGTCGTCTTCGGAAATCACACCGATGGCGTTGGCACCTGCGGTGGCGATCAGCTGAATGGCCATGGAGCCCAAACCGCCGGAAGCCCCCCAAACCAACACGTTGTGACCCGGGCGCAAAATGTGCGGACGGTGGCCAAAAAGCATGCGGTACGCGGTGGCCAGCGTCAGCATGTAGCACGCACTTTCTTCCCACGTCAGGTGTTTGGGACGCGGCAAAAGCTGTTGTGC from Magnetovibrio sp. PR-2 includes the following:
- a CDS encoding ATP-binding protein, producing MQKTWGFYGRNSELEEIETIISSGRWFFCAISGRRRIGKTTLIQQALRRRQNQHYFYFQVPDSDERGVVQAFWEAAEDIFDDHEGMRAVLTNRVRSFQDMAEAIDGLCAVGFIIIIDEFQYFHRKALSPFASFLQSRVDEMRNTNKGGLFVLGSIHTEMTAILEDQASPLFNRVTHRLHLDHWDFETFFEMCEAQDVQTPEHWLFLWSLFEGVPKFYRDAFDQGVLADQNEYRQTTLRKLFFEGASPLRDEATNWFLRELRGRYDSVLKMLANKGPCTRGTLEDEYDRDGVGGEKQLGAYLTTLIDRYQMVEKLQPIFASNKSRKARYVITDNFLSAWLRALGRNVQMARVQPVAKPLARADEMLMVHEGYAFEKMIRILHEESSRKGVGDFALTDFVYGYWNKADGSDVVIDIVTCNEDDKILRLGSCKRNQDSHDGKSLEKFQLHISRFLKSKEGRRFDGWSVEHALFSPRFDEQTKSHLQEQGYICRDLNDYKETLYPKQGPNNE
- the ccrA gene encoding crotonyl-CoA carboxylase/reductase encodes the protein MAQANVDENTGGIAEVLANQPKKDLYEMGEFPPLGHVPKNMYAWAIRRERHGEPDTGMLVEVVPTPVLDSHEVLVLVMAAGVNYNGIWASLGLPISPFDVHKAEYHIAGSDASGIVWAVGSKVTRWKVGDEVVVHCNQDDGDDEECNGGDPMFSPTQRIWGYETPDGSFAQFTNVQAQQLLPRPKHLTWEESACYMLTLATAYRMLFGHRPHILRPGHNVLVWGASGGLGSMAIQLIATAGANAIGVISEDDKKDFVMRMGARGTINRKEFDCWGQLPDVDDQEGYKEYMGRCRKFGKAIWDITGKGNDVDMVFEHPGEATFPVSAFVVKRGGMVVFCAGTTGFNITFDARFVWMRQKRIQGSHFAHLKQAAQANQLVIERRLDPCMSEVFPWADIPAAHMKMRNNQHKPGNMAVLVQAMEPGRRTIEDCVES